A single region of the Thermotoga profunda AZM34c06 genome encodes:
- a CDS encoding M42 family metallopeptidase, producing the protein MQENDFLKELIEFCSARGISGREEKIRELVISHLPENINYTVDNIGNLIVEIGHGEENIALMAHMDEIGLMITGITSDGLLMFRKIGGFDDRLLLGAHLDVVTERGVIDGVIGVTPPHLGMNQSTDNLRIDIGAHSKQEAEELGVKVMDFAVFKKHMSILNNKYLSMRSLDDRFGCVALLRVLNNVVKEDLKKRVFFVWTVQEEIGLKGAKAFVSKHDIDLCYAIDSFACCSSLTGDVACGRGPVLRMVDNSAIASYDMMKKILGVAREYGIPVQVGITGGGTDGSVAIENNAKMVPIALAVKYLHSQAEYISLNDFEKLVELLTVLVKQ; encoded by the coding sequence GTGCAAGAAAACGACTTTTTAAAAGAATTAATCGAATTTTGCTCGGCAAGAGGTATATCAGGTAGAGAAGAAAAGATTAGAGAACTTGTCATTTCACATCTTCCTGAGAATATCAACTATACCGTGGACAACATAGGAAATCTCATCGTTGAAATAGGTCATGGAGAAGAAAACATTGCTTTGATGGCCCATATGGATGAAATCGGTTTGATGATCACAGGCATCACATCCGATGGTTTACTCATGTTCAGGAAAATAGGTGGATTCGATGACAGACTGCTTTTGGGCGCACATCTTGATGTTGTGACAGAGAGAGGCGTTATCGATGGTGTAATTGGAGTAACACCGCCACATCTTGGAATGAATCAATCAACGGACAATCTTCGTATAGATATTGGTGCACACAGTAAACAAGAAGCAGAGGAACTCGGTGTGAAGGTGATGGATTTTGCTGTCTTCAAAAAACATATGAGCATTTTGAACAACAAATATTTGTCAATGCGATCTCTTGATGATAGATTTGGCTGTGTTGCACTATTACGTGTTCTTAACAATGTGGTCAAAGAAGATCTCAAGAAAAGAGTATTTTTCGTTTGGACCGTTCAAGAAGAGATAGGTCTAAAAGGTGCGAAGGCATTTGTGTCTAAACACGATATAGATCTTTGTTATGCGATAGATTCTTTTGCTTGCTGTTCATCTCTAACGGGTGATGTTGCATGTGGAAGAGGGCCTGTCCTTAGAATGGTCGATAACAGTGCGATAGCAAGCTACGATATGATGAAAAAGATTCTCGGTGTGGCACGGGAATACGGTATACCTGTTCAAGTTGGTATCACCGGTGGTGGAACGGATGGATCTGTAGCGATTGAAAACAATGCAAAAATGGTGCCAATAGCATTGGCAGTGAAATATCTACATTCTCAGGCGGAGTATATATCTCTAAACGACTTTGAAAAACTCGTAGAACTTCTCACAGTTCTTGTGAAGCAGTAG
- a CDS encoding sulfite exporter TauE/SafE family protein, whose product MLYFLIFLSGIASGFLNVVAGGGSLLTLPLLTLLGMGIDVANGTNRIAILLQNIVAVRNFQKGKVLPVKLSLLCGIPAAVGSIVGTMIVVDLDQNLLKKIVGVLLLIMGLFFFIKPKMWSGEPNKKINPFLAAIAFFGIGVYGGFIQAGVGFFFIFFTAALLGLDLVKNNALKVFIVLLYTPISLIIFLLNGKVMFLAGLILGLGSMVGAYLGVKFALKKGINWLRYIVFATILVSGVSYLI is encoded by the coding sequence ATGTTGTATTTCCTCATTTTCTTGTCGGGCATAGCATCTGGTTTTTTGAATGTTGTAGCTGGCGGTGGTAGCCTTTTGACGCTCCCACTTCTTACTCTTTTGGGAATGGGGATAGATGTTGCGAATGGCACAAATAGAATAGCAATTCTTCTTCAAAATATAGTGGCGGTGAGGAATTTCCAGAAAGGTAAGGTACTTCCCGTGAAGCTCTCACTTTTGTGTGGAATACCAGCCGCTGTAGGTTCAATTGTTGGCACGATGATCGTGGTTGACCTGGATCAGAACCTTCTCAAAAAAATTGTTGGAGTTTTGCTTTTGATTATGGGATTGTTTTTCTTCATCAAGCCGAAAATGTGGAGTGGAGAGCCTAATAAAAAGATCAATCCCTTTTTAGCAGCCATTGCATTCTTTGGTATAGGTGTCTACGGAGGTTTTATACAAGCTGGTGTTGGATTCTTTTTCATATTTTTCACTGCGGCACTTTTGGGTTTGGATTTGGTAAAGAATAATGCACTGAAGGTCTTCATTGTTCTTTTATATACACCTATATCATTGATCATCTTCTTGCTGAATGGAAAGGTCATGTTCTTGGCGGGTTTGATTCTTGGATTGGGTAGCATGGTAGGGGCATATCTTGGAGTTAAATTCGCCTTGAAAAAGGGTATTAATTGGTTGAGGTATATTGTCTTTGCCACAATCCTTGTGAGTGGTGTTAGTTATTTGATCTGA
- a CDS encoding MFS transporter, whose product MAKYSNPFRALKNRNYLMFWVPQSISLIGTWIDTTLRGWVGVNILPESKASGFIGLIAFLKGFPTVILSPVSGVLIDWFGPREVLFLTQLADTINACFMAYLVYKNILTPFQLLILSTLMGVSASFYLPSRNTFIGNIVPKNYLPNALALHSMIFNMARMIGPSIAGFVVKYYGLSFGFLINAISFVPLLIVLPMIPSKHETINNNDKSFFKDLVEGVRFVSKNRTMSLTFYSLIVYALFGMPYSMLMQAFAKSAAKTGLVGYGLMMGSMGLGALIGALVAGGMEPEHVISIREEYFILIIGMSTLISSIYPPAAYVMSFVNGAGQTIFFNITNSRTQFLSPQSMRGRTMSLYALINNGGSPTGAFIFGLVGNIIGIKNSYTILGVAMITYFILKICLNNKPENLRSNN is encoded by the coding sequence ATGGCGAAATATTCGAATCCTTTCAGAGCACTGAAGAACAGAAATTATCTAATGTTCTGGGTACCACAGAGTATATCATTGATCGGAACATGGATCGATACGACGTTGCGTGGCTGGGTCGGTGTGAATATTTTGCCAGAGAGCAAAGCGTCGGGGTTCATCGGTCTGATAGCCTTCTTGAAAGGGTTTCCCACTGTGATACTCTCTCCAGTGAGCGGAGTTCTCATCGACTGGTTTGGACCAAGAGAAGTACTTTTCTTGACACAATTGGCTGATACGATCAATGCTTGCTTTATGGCTTATCTCGTCTATAAAAATATCCTAACACCATTTCAACTACTCATACTCAGTACTCTTATGGGGGTTTCTGCTTCTTTCTATCTTCCTTCCAGAAATACCTTTATTGGAAATATAGTTCCAAAGAATTATCTTCCAAATGCCCTTGCTCTTCATTCAATGATATTCAACATGGCAAGAATGATAGGTCCATCGATAGCGGGCTTTGTCGTGAAATATTATGGTCTTAGCTTTGGTTTTTTAATCAATGCGATTTCATTCGTACCACTACTGATAGTATTGCCAATGATACCATCAAAACATGAGACCATCAACAACAATGACAAATCATTTTTCAAAGACCTTGTGGAAGGTGTACGCTTTGTCTCTAAGAACAGAACAATGAGTTTGACTTTCTATTCGTTGATCGTTTATGCACTCTTTGGTATGCCTTACAGCATGTTGATGCAAGCCTTCGCAAAAAGTGCTGCAAAAACAGGTCTTGTAGGTTATGGTTTGATGATGGGATCTATGGGATTAGGAGCACTTATCGGAGCCTTGGTTGCAGGCGGAATGGAACCAGAACATGTCATATCCATTAGAGAAGAATATTTCATATTGATCATTGGCATGAGTACATTGATCAGTTCCATATATCCCCCAGCAGCATACGTGATGTCCTTTGTGAATGGTGCAGGGCAAACGATATTCTTCAATATCACCAATAGCAGAACTCAATTTCTATCACCACAGAGTATGCGAGGCAGGACGATGTCATTGTACGCTTTGATAAACAACGGTGGATCACCAACAGGCGCATTCATTTTTGGTCTTGTTGGGAATATCATAGGTATCAAAAACTCATACACTATACTCGGTGTTGCCATGATAACGTACTTTATCCTCAAAATATGCTTAAACAATAAACCTGAGAATCTCAGATCAAATAACTAA